A region from the Paludicola sp. MB14-C6 genome encodes:
- the alr gene encoding alanine racemase produces MHEFLKRTWAEINLDNLIFNVNQIKKQIPASTKIMAVVKADGYGHGDQYIAQTLSDNGIDFFAVSNFDEALSLRKSGITGEILILGFTPVHKALELAQLNITQTVFSVEYASLLNQYCEKHYCKLNVHIKIDTGMARLGLIHNECSNALEEAIQICNLKNLDVNGIFSHFSSADSLDRSSVAYTKSQIKWFNDIVYNLKEHGYTIPNVHLQNSAGIAFYPEMQYNYVRAGIIMYGVAPSGESLKLPIKPVMQLKSVVSMVKDIQKGTSVSYSRKFVSYERMKIATVPIGYADGYPRLLSNKGEMLVNGKRATIIGNICMDQLMLNVTSIDDIKQGDIVTVVGEDGKEFISFDELSNKIGTISYELMCLIGRRVPRVYTYKGNIVGVVDYLTN; encoded by the coding sequence ATGCATGAATTTCTAAAACGAACTTGGGCTGAAATCAACCTTGACAACTTAATTTTTAATGTAAATCAAATAAAAAAACAAATTCCAGCTTCAACAAAAATTATGGCTGTTGTAAAAGCTGATGGATATGGTCATGGTGATCAATATATTGCTCAGACTTTATCAGATAATGGAATTGATTTTTTTGCGGTATCCAATTTTGACGAGGCACTATCTTTAAGAAAATCAGGAATCACTGGAGAGATCCTTATTCTTGGATTTACGCCAGTCCATAAAGCATTAGAATTAGCTCAGCTTAATATAACGCAAACCGTATTCTCCGTTGAATACGCTTCCCTCTTGAATCAATATTGTGAAAAGCATTATTGTAAGCTCAACGTACACATTAAAATTGATACGGGCATGGCCCGGTTAGGACTTATTCATAATGAGTGTTCCAATGCTTTGGAAGAAGCAATACAGATATGCAATTTGAAAAATTTGGATGTCAATGGTATTTTTAGCCACTTCTCAAGTGCCGATAGTTTAGACCGTAGTTCTGTCGCTTATACAAAAAGCCAAATAAAATGGTTCAATGATATTGTTTACAATTTAAAAGAACATGGATATACAATTCCTAATGTTCATCTTCAAAATAGTGCCGGAATTGCATTCTATCCAGAAATGCAATATAACTATGTTAGGGCAGGAATCATTATGTATGGCGTGGCACCTAGTGGCGAATCTCTAAAGTTACCAATCAAGCCCGTTATGCAGCTAAAAAGTGTTGTGTCCATGGTAAAGGACATTCAAAAAGGTACCTCTGTTTCCTATAGCCGTAAATTTGTATCTTACGAAAGAATGAAAATTGCTACCGTACCAATCGGTTATGCCGATGGCTATCCTCGATTGCTATCTAATAAGGGCGAAATGCTTGTTAACGGAAAGCGTGCTACTATTATCGGAAATATATGTATGGATCAGCTTATGCTAAATGTGACAAGCATTGATGATATAAAACAAGGTGATATTGTAACGGTTGTCGGTGAAGATGGCAAAGAATTTATTTCTTTTGACGAACTTAGCAATAAAATTGGAACCATTAGCTATGAGTTAATGTGCCTAATTGGAAGACGTGTACCACGTGTATACACATATAAAGGTAATATTGTTGGAGTAGTAGATTATCTAACAAACTAA
- a CDS encoding ABC transporter substrate-binding protein, which translates to MKGKIKVLSLLLALAMVASMFVACKDKPAPSSEGSSSAPAKREDVNLIWYHWGDKPKQPDAVIAELNKMSKEAIQTTVDFRFTTGDDQKLKTIMSTGGEFDIAFTCAWFANYVVASQNNQLADLTEKLPKVAPKLWEYIPENCWAGARVNGKIYAVPTYKDSAATQYWTVHKEYVIDGAKADAELKAAGKKLSTLTPLLEKVKKYHDESKKAYPHDLTAPMNYNWAGLNGLGNGWDDFGLGNVRMGINLSAGNTKVISQYDDPDYVADLKTIKSWYDNGLVNKGASEVEKEFEFQVVGTGQGWEGCEAIWGSGKDYTIQMVKKYGPIYTTGSIQGSMNGISPNSKKIDRALQYIEYMNTNKDYRNTLGYGIKGTNWKLNDQGQVENLTKDAWQPGMFAQASFFELYPLKPAPANMYTNLKAVNDSAEASPLVGYVPVVKDLQTEIAACQAVIDKQYKYLQTGNIKDVDATVNKLKADLKAAGMDKIIAEIQKQVDEFLKAK; encoded by the coding sequence ATGAAAGGTAAAATCAAAGTACTATCTTTACTACTAGCACTAGCGATGGTAGCATCCATGTTCGTAGCATGTAAAGACAAACCGGCACCTAGCAGCGAAGGTTCATCTTCAGCTCCTGCAAAACGTGAAGATGTAAACCTAATTTGGTATCATTGGGGCGACAAACCAAAACAACCAGACGCAGTAATTGCTGAATTAAACAAAATGTCTAAAGAAGCAATTCAAACAACAGTAGATTTTAGATTTACAACTGGTGATGACCAAAAGTTAAAAACAATCATGTCAACTGGTGGCGAATTTGATATCGCTTTCACTTGTGCTTGGTTTGCTAACTATGTAGTTGCTTCACAAAACAACCAACTAGCTGATTTAACAGAAAAACTACCAAAAGTAGCTCCAAAGCTTTGGGAATACATTCCTGAAAACTGTTGGGCTGGTGCTAGAGTAAATGGTAAAATTTACGCTGTACCAACATACAAAGACTCAGCTGCAACTCAATACTGGACTGTACATAAAGAGTACGTTATTGATGGTGCAAAAGCAGATGCTGAACTAAAAGCAGCTGGTAAAAAATTATCAACATTAACTCCTCTATTAGAGAAAGTTAAGAAATATCATGATGAGTCTAAAAAAGCATATCCTCATGATTTAACAGCTCCTATGAACTATAACTGGGCTGGATTAAACGGCTTAGGAAATGGTTGGGATGATTTTGGTTTAGGTAATGTACGTATGGGTATCAACCTAAGTGCTGGAAATACAAAAGTTATTTCTCAATATGATGATCCTGATTATGTTGCAGACCTAAAAACAATTAAATCATGGTATGACAATGGCTTAGTAAACAAAGGCGCTTCTGAAGTTGAAAAAGAATTTGAATTCCAAGTAGTAGGAACAGGCCAAGGATGGGAAGGCTGTGAAGCTATCTGGGGTAGTGGTAAAGACTACACAATCCAAATGGTTAAGAAATATGGTCCTATTTACACAACTGGATCAATTCAAGGTTCAATGAACGGTATCAGCCCTAACTCAAAGAAAATTGACAGAGCTCTACAATACATTGAATACATGAACACAAATAAAGACTACAGAAACACATTAGGTTACGGTATTAAAGGTACTAACTGGAAATTGAATGACCAAGGTCAAGTTGAAAACTTAACTAAGGATGCATGGCAACCAGGTATGTTTGCTCAAGCTTCATTCTTCGAGTTATACCCACTAAAACCAGCTCCAGCAAATATGTATACTAACTTAAAAGCAGTTAATGACTCTGCTGAAGCATCTCCACTAGTAGGTTATGTACCAGTTGTTAAAGACCTACAAACAGAAATCGCAGCTTGTCAAGCAGTTATCGACAAACAATACAAATATCTACAAACAGGTAATATTAAAGATGTTGATGCAACTGTTAATAAGCTAAAAGCTGATTTGAAAGCAGCAGGAATGGATAAAATTATTGCTGAAATTCAAAAACAAGTTGATGAATTCTTAAAAGCTAAATAG
- a CDS encoding carbohydrate ABC transporter permease, protein MAKKVKEKKILEGVAKFNRISKPMNLLFSFIFLLCALAAVIPLIFCVIISFTDKTSLNKIGFSFFPEKWSLSAYSALWDSKETIIRAFFVSVFITVVGTVVGLLLNATMGYVLSRKSFKLRKLYTWIVFIPMVFSGGMVATFLVITQFLGLEDSVWALILPMAVGSFYVIILRTFFNTTVPDSLIESGKIDGASQLRIFFQIVLPISLPALATIGLFLSFAYWNDWFNALMYLTTDKYAPLQFVLMKIEQNINFMISSQNMDPIARQAMMQMPQEAFRMALVVILVLPIACSYPFFQKYFVSGLTIGAVKG, encoded by the coding sequence ATGGCTAAAAAGGTTAAAGAAAAGAAAATCCTAGAAGGTGTAGCAAAGTTCAATCGAATTTCTAAGCCAATGAATCTATTGTTCTCCTTCATATTTTTACTATGTGCATTAGCAGCGGTTATTCCGTTAATTTTCTGTGTTATTATTTCATTTACAGATAAAACGTCTTTAAATAAGATTGGTTTTAGCTTTTTCCCTGAAAAATGGTCTCTATCAGCATATTCAGCTTTATGGGATTCCAAAGAAACAATTATTAGAGCATTCTTTGTATCAGTATTTATAACAGTTGTTGGTACAGTTGTTGGTTTATTGTTAAATGCAACAATGGGCTATGTTTTATCAAGAAAATCATTTAAGCTAAGAAAGCTTTATACATGGATTGTTTTCATTCCGATGGTTTTCAGCGGTGGTATGGTAGCTACGTTCTTGGTAATTACTCAATTCTTAGGACTTGAGGATAGCGTTTGGGCGTTAATACTTCCAATGGCTGTAGGTTCTTTCTATGTAATTATTTTAAGAACATTCTTTAATACTACAGTTCCGGATTCATTAATCGAGTCTGGTAAGATTGATGGTGCATCTCAATTAAGAATATTCTTCCAAATTGTATTGCCAATTTCTCTTCCAGCGCTTGCAACAATCGGTTTATTCTTGTCATTTGCTTATTGGAATGACTGGTTTAATGCGTTAATGTATCTAACCACTGATAAATATGCTCCATTACAATTTGTATTGATGAAAATTGAGCAAAACATTAACTTTATGATTAGTAGTCAGAATATGGATCCAATTGCTCGTCAAGCAATGATGCAGATGCCTCAAGAAGCATTCCGTATGGCTCTTGTAGTTATACTTGTTCTTCCAATTGCTTGTTCTTATCCATTCTTCCAAAAATACTTTGTATCCGGTTTAACAATTGGTGCAGTAAAAGGTTAA